A genomic region of Silurus meridionalis isolate SWU-2019-XX chromosome 7, ASM1480568v1, whole genome shotgun sequence contains the following coding sequences:
- the LOC124388500 gene encoding homeobox protein HMX3-A-like, producing MAETTPETRPFKDSPFSIKNLLNCESKPTLIKPKAIMNSAKGLLEHGLALSRVGELGFPRFDLPMQRFGLAAHWWYPYGHLHRTAVPERHALRDSSPASGTDRDSPEPRLALEPDAREDEESKSVDEILLEESDTDEPKREDATEAGGAAAAGGTAAESSDKRPPCRKKKTRTVFSRSQVFQLESTFDAKRYLSSAERACLASSLQLTETQVKIWFQNRRNKWKRQLAAELEAASLSHTAARRMVPVPVLYREGSSSDTASAASGHAAAGQPLLTFPHPVYYPHPVVAAVPLLRPV from the exons ATGGCCGAGACAACGCCGGAGACTCGCCCGTTTAAAGACTCTCCGTTCTCCATCAAAAACCTGCTGAACTGCGAGAGCAAGCCCACCCTGATCAAACCCAAAGCCATCATGAACTCGGCTAAAGGACTTCTGGAGCACGGCCTGGCCCTGTCCCGGGTCGGGGAGCTCGGCTTTCCGCGCTTTGATTTGCCGATGCAGAGGTTTGGATTAGCGGCTCACTGGTGGTACCCGTACGGACACTTACACAGAACTGCAG TGCCAGAGAGACACGCGCTCAGAGACTCATCCCCGGCGTCCGGTACAGACAGAGACTCACCGGAGCCGCGGCTCGCGCTGGAACCGGACGCCAGAGAGGACGAGGAGAGCAAAAGCGTGGACGAGATCCTGCTGGAGGAGAGCGACACGGACGAGCCGAAGCGCGAGGACGCGACGGAGGCCGGGGGCGCGGCGGCGGCGGGTGGCACGGCGGCGGAGAGCTCAGACAAGCGGCCGCCGTGCCGGAAAAAGAAGACGCGCACGGTGTTCTCGCGCAGCCAGGTGTTCCAGCTCGAGTCCACCTTCGACGCCAAGCGGTACCTGAGCAGCGCCGAGCGCGCGTGTCTGGCCTCCAGCCTGCAGCTCACCGAGACCCAGGTGAAGATCTGGTTCCAGAACCGGCGCAATAAGTGGAAGCGGCAGCTGGCGGCGGAGCTCGAGGCGGCGAGCCTGAGTCACACGGCCGCGCGTCGCATGGTCCCGGTTCCGGTGCTGTACCGCGAGGGCTCGTCCAGCGACACCGCCAGCGCCGCGTCCGGCCACGCCGCTGCCGGGCAGCCGCTCCTCACCTTCCCACATCCGGTCTATTACCCGCATCCGGTGGTCGCCGCCGTGCCGCTGCTCAGACCCGTATGA